The following nucleotide sequence is from Longimicrobium sp..
GCGCATCATGTTCGTTTTGCGAGGCGCCGAAATCCGAACCGTCTGCTCACCCGAGAAGGTCAGGAGTTTCTACGGCATCGGTGTTTTTTATCATCGAACCGCCCTCCCCTTGGATAGCCCTTGATCGCAACCGGTAGCCGATGGTCGCTTCGATCACCCGGGAACGGAGCATCTCTACATTGTCACTTCGCTGCACATGTAGATCAGCCGTTCGGGCTAGCTTTTCGAGCAAGGCCTTGGTCCGGTACTTCTCATCCAAAAGCAGAAGGCCTTCCTCTCGCGAGTTAAGTTCTCCCAGTGAGGCCAAATCACGTTTCATTTCCTCATCGGAAATGTCGCGCTTTTGTTTAACCGGCGCGCGTGTTTTTTTACTCGGACTGGGCAGCAGCCCAAGCTTTCGCTCGCCCGTCGTGAGCGATTCTACGTCGGCTCGACTCAAGCTAGCGAGAAACCTAGAGACGGCTGATAGGACCTGCGTAACCTCGTCTTGAGCCATGGAATCACCCTTCGATCTTCTGTAGGAATTCTGTAGTGAGCGATTCCAACTCGGTCAGGACCTCTTTGTATGTACCGCTTGATTGCGGAACGAGCACCACGGGGACCCCTGATTGCGGCGCATCTCCGAATAAAGACTTGTTCTCACGGATAAATGTCGAGAACACGGGCACGCCCAATCTCTTGGTCTGAGCGATGAACGGCCGCATGGCGGATATCGGCTGCCCCCCGTACATGCTCACCATCGTGAATACTACCCCTAGGATCTCAGGGCTAATCTGGATTCCTGGTTGTGCGTTGTCCAGTTCGGCGTATTCGTTAAAGTCCGTAACCAGAGCGGTCACGCTTCGTTGAAGGTAATCAATGCCCAATGTTGACAAATAATCCGGCTTGGCTGGTATGAGGATGTAATCACTCGCCACGATAGCAGTTTTGGTCACCACGTTGAAGTTCGGCGGGCAATCGATCAGTATTATGTCGTAGGTATCCGGATCGATAGCATCGATTCCATCACTTAAACGCCGGTGCACCTTTAGGTAGTTCTGCTTCGATTGTTTTAGGGTGGCACCACCCAATTCCGTCGCAAGTTCCAAATCAACGTTTGATCAATCCTAGATGCGATGGGATCAGATCCAGGGAACCATCGGGGATTCGTGCGTTCGCGGCTGTCGGTGAAATCACCAGATCTTCAAGAGAGAGGGCCTGGCCACTTGAAAACGAATCGAACCACGCCTTGATCGTCTTTCCGGCCGAAAGCTCTGCCTCCCAATACTCTGGGCGCACAAGTGAGAAGGTGAGGCTAGCTTGCGGATCAAGGTCAATCGCGAGGACCCGCTGGCCGCGAAAAGCGAGTTCTGTCGCGAGGTTGGAAGTTACTGTCGTTTTGCCAACGCCACCTTTGTAGTTGATTACTGATACAACCAGCATCGAATCGCCCCTTACTTGTGGTTTGCGTACATCCGTTGCTCGATTATATGGCCCGAATCACGCCCGGACCAGATGGGGCAATCCTCGCGGAGCCCGAGGTTACGAGTGCAGCCGCGGCCGTCGGCCCGCTGTCACAATCCAGTTTAGAGCCACGTTAATGAACACGCGGCTCGCCCCGGCGTGCGCCCCGGGCCACCTGTTCCACCGTTCCCACGCCACGGCATGATCCGGGTATTCTCGACATTCCCGCGCCCGCGCACCGGGCTCGCTGTGCTCTGCGGCGTGCTCACCCTTGCCGCGTGCACCGACCTCGCGGGTCCCTTGCCGCGCGCCGGGGTGCCTGACGAGCTGGAGTTCTCGATGGGCGGATACG
It contains:
- a CDS encoding ParA family protein, with the translated sequence MELATELGGATLKQSKQNYLKVHRRLSDGIDAIDPDTYDIILIDCPPNFNVVTKTAIVASDYILIPAKPDYLSTLGIDYLQRSVTALVTDFNEYAELDNAQPGIQISPEILGVVFTMVSMYGGQPISAMRPFIAQTKRLGVPVFSTFIRENKSLFGDAPQSGVPVVLVPQSSGTYKEVLTELESLTTEFLQKIEG
- a CDS encoding ParA family protein, which produces MLVVSVINYKGGVGKTTVTSNLATELAFRGQRVLAIDLDPQASLTFSLVRPEYWEAELSAGKTIKAWFDSFSSGQALSLEDLVISPTAANARIPDGSLDLIPSHLGLIKR